TACCCCGCCAGACCACAACACCGCCAGCAGCACGCCATACACGGGCTGGATGCCCAGCGCTGCGGCGACAAGCTGGCCGGTCTCGGTGGATTCGGTCAGTGTGCCAAGCACCGCTGCGGCGGTTGCAGCGACGCTGGCTTGTGCGATGGGGCTCGACTTCAGGCTCGACTCGGGCTCGATTGTCTGGGGCATCGGCATGTCGTCGTCCGACAGATACAGGGCGGCCTCTCTCGCGCGTCGCGCAGTCAGCCCGTCGACGACCTGAAGAACCCCGTTGATGCGCGCCTTGTTCCACAGTGCGAATGCACGAGCGGCAGACTGACGATCACCCTCGTTGTGCCGCTTCAGGACAGTCGAGCCCTTGAATCCGGCGAGCCCGATGTTGTAGGCCAGCGATACCATCGCCCCCAGCTCGGAGTCGTCCGCGTCGCGCTTGAGCGCCCGCTTCACGCCGTCTGCGAACTCGGTCAGGTCTTCGACGAACCAGGCGTCGGCCTGCTCTTGCGTACAGGTGTCGCCCATCTTGACGCCGCGCGTGTGGCCCCAGCCGATCGTCGGAACACCTGCGGGGCAGCGATATGCCTTGAGTTTGCACCCCTCGGAGCGGCCGATCTCCAGCACAGCCTCGTAGGCGATGGGCCAGTCGAGCTTCGGGTTCGGTTGTGTGGTCACGGCTTGGCTCCCTTCTCGGACATCAAGCGCATCAGCTCAGTGCGCAACAGGCGCAGCTCGTGCTTCACGTCGGAAGCAAGTTCCCGCACCTCGTCAGACGCCCGCTTGTTCTCTGTCGCCTGGACCTGCATCTTCTCTTCGAGAATCGCCACGCGCCGGTCCATGTTGTTCGCGTAGGCAAAGAGACTGCCGGCGATGACGACGGTGGTCAGCAGATGAGAGACGTTCAGGGTCTTGTCGAGGTGCCAGTGCCGGCGGTCTGTTTCTGAATGGGGGTTGGCGGGTTGCATGCCGGCTCGTGTCTGCTCAATATTTGCGTAGAGGATTGCGTTCCGAGCCGTTCTGCTCCAGCCCTACAGGGGGAGCCCTACAGCCAAGCGACGATCCGTTGCGCCTCGTCATGTCGCGTGCTCGCGCGAAGATCGGCGTCGGGCCTGGAGCCGAAAAAGCGCGAGAACTCCGCCTCGGCGATGCGCGACTTGTCGGGGTTGAAGGTTTCGGCGTCGGGGATCGAGTAGCCGACGTGCATCGCCCACTGAACGAGATGGACGTGGTGGAATGCCGGGATCTCGGGCTCGTCCTCGTCGCTCTCCATCGCTTTCGGCATCCGATAGCCCTCGAGTAGCAGCGTGCCGGCGATGCTTGGCGCCGGGGAAAGCTGGAGCACGTTGGCGTCCTGCACAAGATAAGCCGGCTCGCCTGCGGGCTCATCGCGCCACCGCGGAATGGTTGTGTCCATCCATTCGCGCGAGACAAGATGAAGTCGCGCCGTGCGATCGCCTTGTCGCCACGACTGGTGGCTGATCTCGAACAGGCTGTGCGGGATTGTGACTGTCGACTCGCCAGCACCAAGGCTGTGCTCGCAGAGGTTTCCGTCGGTCGCAGGCGTTGCGCGCAAAAGGCGAGCGCGAACGGCGCCCTCCTGCTGCGCCTCGTTGAGCCAGTCGTCAATATCCTCGTCCTGCCACATATACGGACGGGCCGTATCTTGGGCCAGCAGGCGGACGCGACGGCGCAAGGCTCCCCGATTCATGTCAGCGCGCTCCGAACTGCTCGATCAGGCTCACGACCTCGCCGCGCAGCTTCTCGACGCCGCGGCGTTTGTCCAGATTGACCTCGTACTTCATCGCGTAGGCTTCGAGCGCGTCCTTGTCCATCGTCTCGATGAGCATCAGCATGCCTTCGGTTTCGCGGTGCTCGTCCTGCTCACGCTGATTCTGTGCAGCGACAATGGCCTCCACGTCGCCCGGCTGATCTGCGGCTTCTGTTTCATCGCCGCGCTTGAACTCGGCAAAGCGCAGCAAGGTCTTGGCCTCACGCTCGGGCACGCGCTTCACGTCGCCCGGATTCCACTCTGTCCGCAATGCGGTGCGATCGCGGTAGAACTTCTGGCCTTCGTACTTCACAACGATCAGTTTCATGGTGTCCTCATGTGAAAAAGGCCGGCCAGGGCGAACCCGGCCGGCCCGTTTCGTGCCGCTTAGGCCACGCCTTCGTTGATGGCGAAGACGATGATCTCCACCTCGGACGCCTTGGCGTTGGCAGCGCCGCCGGTCGTCAGCGTCAGCCAGGCTTCTTTCGGCAGGACGACACTGGGATTGGCGGTGACGTTGCGCAGACGCGCGGCTGCCGACATGACGACGCCCGTACCGAACAGATCGTCGTCTTGCGGGACGGCGGTCACGTCGACGCCATCGGCGTAGGCGAAGCCCAGCTTGGCGGTCACGGATGCGCTCATCGCGGTCTTGATGACGATCTCGCTGTCGATCAGGCGAAAGCCTGCGGGCAGAACACCTACCTTTACGACATCGCCGGAGGCGACCGCAGAGGCCGAGTCGCCGCCGATCACTGCGCCGGTTGCGTTGGTGGTCAGCAGGAAGCGGAAGGCCGTGAGGTTCCCGTAGGGCGTGGAGCCGAGGCGGTTGCTCGGATCTTGCATGCCCAGCTTGGTGATGGTTGCCATGGTTCAAATCTCCTTGGTGGCGACCGCCCTCTCAGACGGCCGCCGATTACTCAGGGCTGGCGTTACTTGCGAGCGCCGATGATGGAAACGGCGGTGTCGATGGCGACGACGCCGTGGTCGGTGAAGTGCTTTTCGCCGTTGCCCTGATCGACCAGCCAGCGAACCTTGCTGATGCCCTGGATAGCGCCGATCAACAGCTCCATCTTGTCGTCGTGGTCAAACTCCTTCTCCTTCCAGAAGAAGGGCATGCCACCGTGGCCGGATGCGGCAAACGCCTGGGCGATGGCTTGGCCGCCCAGCAGGATCGCGCGATCGACCGCGTGAGTCGTTCCGAAGCTGGCATTGACCGTGGCGGTCGATTCCGTCTCGCTGGTAAAGCTGGCGCAGTAGTTCAGCGCGTCGCCTGCGTAGAAGCGGATCGGCTTGGGCATCTTCATCAGCAGGACGCCGTTCCACAGCCCGCACTCGCCCAAGAACAGCGGGTGTTGCTTCGCCTTCGCAGCGCGCGCCAGGGCGTTGGCCTGGAACTGGCGGAAGTTCGGGTCTTGCGCGAAGGCGTGGTACTGAGCCGGAGAAACCAGCAGCACACGCAGCGGCGAGTCCTCGGCAACGACGTCGCCGGGGATCTTCACGGCCGGCGGCGGCAGCGCGATCGATTCCATCACGGTGCGGATCGCATCGACCACATCCATGTTGAGCACGTCGGTCGTCGCCAGATCAACGACGCCACCCGTCTGCGAGAACTCGGCGATGCCGTTGGTGCCGTCAGCGATGAAGTGGCGATTCTTCGTCGGGGCGCGCACCGAATTGATTGCGATCTCGGCGAACTCGGGGTGCGATGCGACCGGCACCCGCCACTCGATGTTGTCGTGGAAGCCACGCGCACCAGCCATATGCAGCAGCAGCGACTGGTCCATGTAGCTGTCCATCAGCGACTGCGCAACCGGACGGCCCATGCGGCGGAAGTCCACCGGCGAGCGCAGGCTGGTCATGGTGTCGCCGAGATCCACCGGGAAGCGGGCCTGATTCACACGGACACGCGAAGTGTCGTAACTCAGGCCAGTGCCCTTACCCTCGGCTGTGCGGCTGCCCATGATCGGGTAGGCGCCGACAGGTTGCAGGAACTGGAACTCGACCTCGTCGCCCTTGCCGCGGGACAGATCGACGGTCTTGACGATCGGCAGGTCGGTAGAGGTCTGCTTGCGCACGACTTCGCCGGCTCGCGCCTCGCCTTTGGGCATGGGGCCGGACAGGCGACCCATGGTGGAGTTGCGTTGCATCGACTGGGCGAAGAGGCCCGCGGCGAGAACGCGCTGCTTATCCGCGGCGGTGGCCGGGACGTTGGTCTTGGTGGTCATGTTCAATGACTCCTATGCGTTCAAATGAGGTTGTCCAGCAGGTCGTCGATGCGGTCCGATGACATGGAGCCCATGCGTTCGAGCAAGGCGGCTGCATTTCCAGCTGCGGCGAGGGTCTGCTGCGTTTCGTCCATCGGCGCCGCTCCAGGCACATCGGACAGGGAGTTGGGCACGCGAAGGGCGGGCGCCTCCGGCGCGGTGCGTGCGGTACTGGGCTGCTGCGGCTTGGTTGCGCGGAATGCGTTGAAGACCTCGATCACGTCTTGCGCGGCGCCCTTGGTCAGCGCGTGCTCGACGCCGGCCTTGGCGAATGCAGGCAGGCCGTTACGCCATGCCGCGAACTCGGCCGACTCGACAAGCTCGTCAGCGTCCGGGTGGGCGCCGTAGATCGCGTCGTAGTGGGCGTCGGATGCCGTCTTGGCTTCCTTCGCCTTGATCGGGGCCAGCCTGTCATCGAGCGCGGCCATCAGCCGTGACTCAACTTGGGCCATGGCGCGGCGATTCAACTCGGCCACGCCTTTCGCAAGATCCTCTTCCGAGAAGTCGCCGAAGACAGAGATGTCGACGCCTTCGGCCATCGCCTGCGTAGCGGCAGCGAGGTTCGCATCTGCTGCGGTCTGCCCTTGACCGGCGGCTGCGCGGTCTTGTGCATCGGCCTGGGCGGCTGCGAGGTTTTGCTGCTGGCGGGCGGTCAGTTCCGCCACTTGCTGCTCAAGCTGTGCGACGCGGTCCAGCGCGGCCTTGCGACCTTCGCGGGCCTCGGCCAGCTTTTCGTAGGGGATGGTGTAGGCGCCGGACTTGCTCAGGATCGGTGCGCCCTCGACTTCCGTCTCGGTAGCGCCGGCCTGCGGCGGGTCTTGGCGTTCGGTAGAGGCGGCAGCGGGCGCGTCGTCGGTTTCGGTGACTTGCGGCTGCTCGGTGGGTGCGTCATCATCCTGAAGCGTCCCGTCCAGGGCGGCCTCGAGGAGTTCGGCGGCGGTCATGCTCATTTGCGCTTATCCAAGCTGCGGGCAACATTGCGCGGGCAGTTTGGTTGGGCGAATGCACAAGGCTCCAGCCCTACAGGGGGTAAGGATTGGGCGGATGCACTACTGGCGGGAAAGCGGCGGGAAATGCGGGCGCAAAAAAGCCCGCGCTCGGCGGGCTCGTAGGGGTGGCGCGGCTGCGCCTGTGCTTGGCGCCTCGGCTATGCCTGGCCGGCGAGGCGCTCTTTCAGCGCGTAGACCATCAGCGGCCATGCCTTGGTGATGGCATCCTTGCGGGCTTCATTGCGCCCCGTCTCTGCATCAAATCTCTCAGCGTCGGCACAGTACGATTCGCCGGGCACGGTGAAGCCGTTACGGAGCACGAGGACGCAGAATGTCAGAAGCTGCAGCGTGCCCCAATCCGGCGACTTGCCGATTTCGTGCACGCAGCCTTCTACCGCTTCAACGGCCTGCGATGCGGTGAAGTAGTGCTCCCCGACGATGTTCGCCTCGATGTCCGCGGGCGTCACGCGCGGCGCGGTCAACCCTTTGGCTTGAATTTCCTGCTCGATGGTGTGGTCGTTCATGCTTCAGCTCCTTCGGGGAGGTTGTCGGCCGTCTCCGGCGTCTCGATCCCTTGCATGGGCGAAGCGCCATCATCCGGCACCGGGGGGAACGTCGGGCTGGTATTCTGCCGCACCTCGGGCGCAGCCTGGGCCTGTTCTGCGACGGCGGGCGCGGTCGGCTGCGGGAAGTTGGGGTCGTCGCCCATCGGATTCGGGCGCTTGTAGCCTGCTCCCTGCATCACGACGTCGGCGATCGGAGCGATCTGCGGCATGTGTGCGACTTGCGCGCCGGCCTGCATCGCGCTGAATGCCGCCTGCACGCCGGTCTGCACCGCTTCGGCCATCAGCTTCTTGATCTTGGCCTCGCTCTCGGATTCCTTGATAGCGAGCTCGCGCTCCTTGAGCTCGAACATCAGTTCGCGCTTGATCTGCTCGCGCAACTGCTCGGGGTCCGCCTGCGCCGTCGCCTGTCGAATGGCCTGCACGATCTGATCCTTACGCGGCAGATCCATGAGGTCGATCATGAACGGCATCACGACCGTCTGAAGCTTTTGCGGCAGTGACTTCACCGACTCAGACAGTGCGGCCAGTTGCTGTGCGCGGAAGCTGCTGGAACTGGGCACATCCTCGAGGGCGACCATCAGGCGGGTGCGCTGCACGTCGTTGCTCAGGTACTGGATGCCGGTGTCGGGATCGATCTCGGGGTGATTCAGCACGACGGTCCGCGGCGGATTGAGCGTGTCGCCCTCGATCACGATGGTCTGCTCGGCCTTGCCCATGTCGGTGATGATGAGCGACATCAGCAATTCGCCCACCATGCGCCGCGCTTCCTTGAAGTTGTCCATCAGATCGGCGACGGCGACCTGGGACTGCTCAAGCTGCGTCTGCTCCTGAATACCCGATGCTGCGGTGCCCTTCTGGCCCTGGAAGGCTGCCGTGATCCCGCTGACGCGCTCCATTGCGCGGCGCGAGTCGTTCATCAGATCGAACTGCTGCGCATTCAGTTGGAAGTCGCGCTTGACCTCGAAACGCGCGCCGGGCCGGGCCATATGGTCCGCATCTAGGGTGATGTCGGCGTCGACGCGGGCAGCCATGCGCCGGAACACCTCATCCGTCATGGCGACCGCGCCCTTTGTGCGCTCGATGCGCGTCGCCGACATGCCCCAGCGCAGCTTGCTGATCGAGGCGTTGAGGTTGTCCTGCGGGAACAGCATGTCGCGCACGAGCCCGTAGGGAATCCCGGTCATGTCCTCGCGGTTCCCCCACACGGGCACGTAGGGGAAGTGCTGGTGCGGGTGCGGCGTCGGGCCGTCATGCAGGCAGTGCGGCCCCATGAAGTAGGCGCGGCGCATCTTCGGGATGATCTGGCGCTCCAGCACGCCACGCCCAGCATGCAGCATCGCATCGTGGGCCGGGTTGCTCGGGTCGTACTCGACAGCGCGGCCGGTGTGCGCTCGCAGGATTGTGACCTCGGCCCAGCGGCGATACCAGAGCTCGGTCAGGCAAACCTGCTGGTTCTCGTCGTTGTACCAGTTGTCTTCCTGCACGGTCCATGCGCGCTCTGCGTCGATGGCCTGGGCGAGCCCGGTTGACTGCCCGCCTTCGAGCATTTCGCCGGCCAGATCCGCAATCCACTTGTCCGCGGAGTGCATGATGATCGTGGCGTGCTCGGGGAACATGCGCGCAGCGCGCTGCCTATCCACCCAGCGACGGCGGAACAGCCAGCGGGCGTCTTCCAGATCCGGCTCGACGCTCTGCATGTCCCACCAGATTTCGTTCCGGTGGACTGCGCGGCACTTGTACGGGAACTGGAGCGCGTTCGAGGCGCGCGTGACCTCCACCCAGCCGATTCCGACGGTCGCGGCAGATCGGAAAGCATCGGACAGCGCGCGATCGGCGCGACTGTGCCGTTCGGCTTGGTTGAGCCGGTAGTTCAGCGCGTCGGCGACGTCCTGCCCTTGCGGGTCGCCGTCGGGCGTCACGCGCCAGTCCGTGCGCGTCTTGGCCTCGTAGCCGCACACCGCGCGAATGGCCGGGCCGATGATGTTCTCCTTGGCCGGCGGAATGCCGAGCATCTTCTGCCGCTGCAGCAGTTCGCTATCCAGCTGATTGCCGTCGGCGTAGTCTGCTTCCTTGTCCGCGTTCGCGCGCCAGGGTTGCTGGTTGATCGCCTCACGCACGAACTGGGCGAACTCGTCGACGGTGATCGGCGCGTCGGCCGGTTGCAGTTCCGTTTCGTCGGTGGTGTGGGTCTGTTCTGCGAGCATCGTTCGCTCCGGTGTGGGTCAGGTGCGCCAGTCGGGCGGCGGGGGTTCTTCGTAGTTCTGTTCCATCGAGGCCGGCATCACCGGAACGGCTTGGCCGATGTAGCGGAACATGTCGCTGCCGTGGCTGAACTCGTCGTGCAGCGGCCCCATGGGTTCGCCAGTCTGCGTGTGCAGCGCGCGGCGGTAGCGCTTCAGGCACTCCAGCAGCCGGCTGGTCTTGTCTTGGTCGAAATAGCACCGTGGGAACAGCATGCGGGCGACCTTGATGCCTTCCTCGACGCTTGTCTGTGCCAGAACGATCGGCTTACGCCCCATTTCTCGCAGAAGATCCTCGGTGCTCTTTCCCGTCTGGAAATTGCGCGTGCGGCCATCGTGCGGCAGATAGTCGTGACCCCAGCGATACGGGCGGCGCTCGATCTGCGCCACATACCAGTCGAGCGTGCGGTGCGAGTCCTCGATGTAGTCGATGATCCGGACGTCCATTGGCGAGCGCTGCACGAAGCCGATGGTCATGGCGTCGTTCCACCCCAAGTCCCACACGGTGTGCACCGGCAGCAGCGGGTCGTAGGGCACGCGCGCGACGCGGTTCTCGGCGTAGAGCGCTTGGATCTCGTGGCGATAGATCGCACCTTCGGCTACGGTGCGCGGTTTGCCTTCCCAGATGTGCTCGTAATCCTCCAGCAGCATCGAGCGCTTGGCCTTCAACCGCTCCTGGTTCAGCACTTCCGGGAACCACGGATTGTCGCGCCAGTTGATCTCGCAAACCCAGGTGTCGGGCGACGGCGTTGCGATGAATCGCTGGTACGTCTCGTCGGTGTCCATGTCCGGGTTGAGCGTCAGCCATATCTCCGATCCGTCCTTGCGGATGGTCGGGATGAGCACGTCCCATGACTTCTTGCTGACGCCGTGGGCCTCCTCGACCCACACAACGTCCACGCCCTCGAATGACTTGATCGAATCGACGGTGTGCGACTGCAGGCCGGAGAACAGGAACATCGAGCCGTTGGCGCCGCGGATCTCGGTATCGAGCACCTCGTAGAAGTCCTGAAGACCAAGGCGCACGATCGTGTCCTTCAGCAGGCGATGCACCGAGTCGCGCATCGACTTCTGAACCTCGCGCGCACACAGGATGCGAAGCGGCCTGTCTGCGGCAAGCACCAGCAGCGCGGCAGCGACAGCCCACGATTTCCCGCCACCACGGCCGCCGTGCATCACCTTGTAGCGGCGTGGCGTGAAAAGCCCTTCCAGCTTCTCGGTGATCTGCAGCTTTGCTATTGGCGGCTCGGCGAGCATCACGACTCGTCATCCTCGCTTCGAGCGGGCGGGCGCACGAACTCAACGGCAATGCGGGCCTTGATCGGCCCTCCTCCCTCGCCGACGTGCTCCTGCGTGACCTTGTCGCCAAAGCGGCGGGGCTTGAGTTTGCCCATAAGCCACTTCTTGTTGTCGGCCTCCAAGCGCACGATCGCTGCCGACGCCTTATCGACGGTCATCAGCGGCCTGCCGTCGACCACGATGGGCATCCCGGTATCTGGATCGAGGACAGGCACCCACGCCTTGTTGTGAAGTTCGGCCAGCTCTTCGGCCATGAACTCAGCCTGGGCCTCCTTCGCGCGCGCGTACTGGTCGCAGATCGGGTTGGCGCCGTTCTCGTCTTTCTCATTCAGCCAGCGTGCGACAGTTGCATAATCGGGAAGCGGGTGGCCTTGGTGCCCGGCGGCCAGAATGGTGGTGATGCTCTTCGAGCTTGATGCGATCGCATTGCACACCGCATCCATGACTTTCTCGCGGTTCCATTCCTTGCTGTTGATCTTGAACGGGTTGGCCGGTGCTTTTGCTGCAGCCTTGCGCGCAGCGGTGCCGGCGACTCGCTTCCTCGCGGCCGGCTTCTTCGGATCGGTGGACGTGGCGGTCTTACGAGTCATGCGCGGCATGCTCGCCAGCAGCCACGCGTCAATCCAGCCCTACAGGGGTTTAGGCCTTGTTCGATGCCAGCAGCGGCAGCGCCATCTGCTCTTCGGCATGCGCTGAGGTCAGCTCCTGCACGAGCCGCTCGAGCCTCCGCACCTTCGCGCTGAGCGTTGCTGCCATGAACTCCGCCTCGTGACCAATCTGAATGGCCGCGTACTGCTGCCCTGAGCCGGCCATGAGCTCACCGAGCACGCGAGATTCGCGCGGCGTCAGCTGCATCACTGTGTCCCCGATCTCGAGCACCGTCGTCCCGTCGGGCAGAAGCGTCCGGGTGATGAGCCTGGCCGGCTTGTGCTGCTCCATCGGAACGAAGACCCCGCGCTGCACCCGGCGAATCTTGCCGTTATCCAGCAGGTAACCAAGGCGGTCGTCGATCGTCGTCAGCTTCAGGCCGGTGAGTTCGGCCAGCGTCTCCCGGGTCACGATCTGCTCACGGGCGTGGATGTCCTGCACTGCCTCGAGCACGATCTCCGCTGTCGACTTCTTCGCGCAGCCCTGCTCCTTCACTCGAACACCTCCGCCGGCTGAACAATCACCTGCGCCATCGGACGCATGCCGTAACGCTTGCGAATCGCGACGTCGGTGATCTGCTTGTCGTCGCGCCACACGATGCCGTTGCACGCATCGGCGATCGCCTTGAGCACGTTGTCGCAGTCGGGCTTCGTGGTCGGGCGGATCTGCCCATCGAGCGCCTGGTTGCGCTTCTTCATCGACCAGGATGCCGGCGGCACCGTCACGAGGACCATACCGACGGCCACCGCGCCCTCCATTGGCGCACGTCCAGCCATGGCCTCTTGTGCCGCCATCGCCACCAGGTTCTCGTAGCGCGCAGTCTTCTCCGGCGTGTGCATCCGCACGCCGTCGCCCATCCTGAACGCTCTTGGGCGCCCCTTCCCTACCGGCTCACCCGGCACGACGAACTCGATCACCGCCAATCCCCCCTCTCCCCGCGATTGCCCTTTGCCCACTGTGCGTTCGCATCCGGAAGCAGTACCGAGTACCCGCTGCTTCGCTTCATCGCCTCGACTGCAGCCCGATTCCCCTGCGCCCGAAACCGCAGCAACTGGCGCACCAAACAGCGATGCTTGTGTTTCATGCCCCATGACTCACCTCGTTCGCGTTCAGGCAGCAATAGCGTCATAGCCTGCTGCAGCCCATGCACTGACCTGTTGCTCCGCGCTCATGCCGCGCTCCTGCCGTCGATCACGCGCAGCGGCTGCGAGGCCTCAATCGCAGCGGCCGACGCAGTCGCGAAGCCGATCAGCGGTCGTCTCGTTCCGCCCTGCATCACCGCTTCAGCCTTGGTCGCGTCGCCGATCAGTCGCGGCGGATCGGAACGCAGGCCGCGACGTACGTTTTCCGCCTCGGCGATACCAGTCAGGACCGGCGGATACTCGGGTCTCTCGTTGCGCATGGCGTAGCCGCGATAGCGGTTCTCGAACTCCTTGGCAACGAACGGCCACTCGTCCTCGCTCTTCGAGCTCAGACCAACCCATCCGCCCATGTCGTGGAGCACGCGGTGGATCAGGGCATCGTCGAACGCCACGCTGGCGTAGGGGCCGACGTGGCGCACGGCCTTGTCGATCTTTGCCCAGGCGCGCAGTGCGGAGTCCTGCGTTGTGCCGCCGAGCATGCGGCGCACGTCGGCAATCTTCGGCATGAACTGTCCGGTGTCGGGGTTCTGCACGTGGGCGTTCAGCGCGTGGCGCACGGCCGGCAGGTCAAGGTCTTTCAGCCCCTGCCAGTAGATCGCGATCACGCCCGGCGAGAGCGGCTTGCCGCAGTATTCGGCCACCGCCTGGAGCATGTCGGAGAACGCGTCGAATTCGTGTTGCTGCATGGGTTCAACCCTCGCCGAAGATCAGTCGCTTGGCCTCATCGGCCGCTTGTCGATTGCGGTCTGCCAACGTCGGGGATGCTCTCGGCAGCGGTCGCACCTTGGCCGCATCGCGGCGCCGGCCTTCAGCGGTGGCCAGCACCCAAGCCATGCCCTTGCCGGCCGCGTTCGGTTCGGCAGCAATGCCGCACAGCTCGTCGGCGGTGATGCCGGCTTGCAGCAGGGCGAGCAGTTTCGGGTGGCCTGGATTCACGCCCTGGATGCCCGATTCCCGCATCCGTCGGCAGATCGTGCCGGCCTCGGTGGGCTCGACTTCGGGGGAAGGCTCGGCAGAGGCGAGCGCGCCCGGATCCTCGTGCGTGCTACTGCGGTTCAGTGATTCGCTCGCTTTTGGTTCACCTGGTGTCTGGTGTCTGGTGCCTGGTGCTTGGTGAGCTTTCTGCTGGGTTTCGGAATCGGAACCCGACGAAAACCCATCGGGTTTCTGCTGGGTTTCCGAATCAGAACCGGTTGGGTTTTTGCGAGGACGCCCACCCTTCTTGCCGTTCTGCTGTGCCGTAACGATGCGCTGACGCGCTCGCTCGATTTCCTCGTCGGCACGCCCGTTGTGCCACACCCCATCGACCAGTTCGAAGAACTCCTCCAGCACGACATCAACGGCCTGGCGCTCCTCGTCTGAGCGAGCCCTAGCAAGGCGATAAGCCTGCGCCGCGGGGATGCCTGCCTCCGTGGAGTAATAGCGGTCGAGCAGGATGCGATACGCCCCGTGCTCAAGCATCGAGAGATGCCCCGTGTCCTTGGCGTAGTCGCCCAGGTGGTGCTCGTAGTAGTTCATCTGCCCACCCGCACATTCGCCAGCACCGCCTTCAACAGACCTGAGCGGCATGGAGTGAGACAATCATCCCCCCATGAGAAGAACGCGGTGAGGTATGCCAATGAACAAGTGCGACGACTGCTTGAAGCTACCCAAGGGGCGCCGCGCACCGCCACACCGAAGCCTCGCAAGCGTTGGCTATGCGGGCTCGTACGCCCCCGCCGGACAGCGGGCCGCGAACATTGAGAAGTACGTCTGTCGAGCGTGCGGGCAACGCTGGACGTTCGAGAACGACTCCAACGACGACTTCGTTGGATGGACAGAGCAGAACTGACCGTCACCTGAGGGGCACCGCAAGCCGCATCGTCCCCCACTTCGCGCGAGACGCTTACGACGTGGCGAATCATGCCGTCGCCCGCCACATGGCGCCTCATTCCCGCCCCCTACCCTTTTGTATTACCAAATCACGAAGCCGCGACGGCAGGATGTCGACATCGTCCTCATCCATGCAGTCGACCGTGATCAGGAACCGTGCGTACTCGCCCATCGTTGAGAAGCCCAATGCCCGCGCACGGCGCAGACCGAGCGTCTTGAGCTCTGCGGGCATTCGGAGCGAGAAACCATCGTCCATCGCGACGCCTGACGAGTCGGCCGCGCGGCGCGAGAACTGCGGATCGTCTCCGGCAGCGGCCTCGCCGGCCGGCTCTCGGGCGAACCAGGTGAAAGGATTGAGCAGAGACACTAGCGGTGCTCCAGGGGGTTTATGGGCGGCTTCCCCGATGCATATAGAATGGGAGTTCTCACGCAACCGTCATTCGCAAAGGGGAAGCCATGAACGAAATCGAAGCGATGAAGGCGAACGTCGACCTCATTCACGGCCGCCTGAACGCGGTGGAGGCAACGCTCCAAGCTCTTCTCCGTATGCACAGTCAGCCGAGAGAGGCGCTTGTTGCTGCCCTGACGGAGGCGTCACTCCGCGTCGAAATCGGCGCAGACACATGGCCCGTGTCAGATCGAACCATTGCCGCCACGAAAGATGCGCTGCGAGGTCTTCTGTCTGCGGCGCGGAACGACTCG
This genomic window from Thauera humireducens contains:
- a CDS encoding lysozyme codes for the protein MTTQPNPKLDWPIAYEAVLEIGRSEGCKLKAYRCPAGVPTIGWGHTRGVKMGDTCTQEQADAWFVEDLTEFADGVKRALKRDADDSELGAMVSLAYNIGLAGFKGSTVLKRHNEGDRQSAARAFALWNKARINGVLQVVDGLTARRAREAALYLSDDDMPMPQTIEPESSLKSSPIAQASVAATAAAVLGTLTESTETGQLVAAALGIQPVYGVLLAVLWSGGVSLYQRMKQRKEGWA
- a CDS encoding DUF6682 family protein; the protein is MNRGALRRRVRLLAQDTARPYMWQDEDIDDWLNEAQQEGAVRARLLRATPATDGNLCEHSLGAGESTVTIPHSLFEISHQSWRQGDRTARLHLVSREWMDTTIPRWRDEPAGEPAYLVQDANVLQLSPAPSIAGTLLLEGYRMPKAMESDEDEPEIPAFHHVHLVQWAMHVGYSIPDAETFNPDKSRIAEAEFSRFFGSRPDADLRASTRHDEAQRIVAWL
- a CDS encoding DUF4043 family protein, whose product is MTTKTNVPATAADKQRVLAAGLFAQSMQRNSTMGRLSGPMPKGEARAGEVVRKQTSTDLPIVKTVDLSRGKGDEVEFQFLQPVGAYPIMGSRTAEGKGTGLSYDTSRVRVNQARFPVDLGDTMTSLRSPVDFRRMGRPVAQSLMDSYMDQSLLLHMAGARGFHDNIEWRVPVASHPEFAEIAINSVRAPTKNRHFIADGTNGIAEFSQTGGVVDLATTDVLNMDVVDAIRTVMESIALPPPAVKIPGDVVAEDSPLRVLLVSPAQYHAFAQDPNFRQFQANALARAAKAKQHPLFLGECGLWNGVLLMKMPKPIRFYAGDALNYCASFTSETESTATVNASFGTTHAVDRAILLGGQAIAQAFAASGHGGMPFFWKEKEFDHDDKMELLIGAIQGISKVRWLVDQGNGEKHFTDHGVVAIDTAVSIIGARK
- a CDS encoding Gp49 family protein, producing MNDHTIEQEIQAKGLTAPRVTPADIEANIVGEHYFTASQAVEAVEGCVHEIGKSPDWGTLQLLTFCVLVLRNGFTVPGESYCADAERFDAETGRNEARKDAITKAWPLMVYALKERLAGQA
- a CDS encoding PBSX family phage terminase large subunit, whose protein sequence is MLAEPPIAKLQITEKLEGLFTPRRYKVMHGGRGGGKSWAVAAALLVLAADRPLRILCAREVQKSMRDSVHRLLKDTIVRLGLQDFYEVLDTEIRGANGSMFLFSGLQSHTVDSIKSFEGVDVVWVEEAHGVSKKSWDVLIPTIRKDGSEIWLTLNPDMDTDETYQRFIATPSPDTWVCEINWRDNPWFPEVLNQERLKAKRSMLLEDYEHIWEGKPRTVAEGAIYRHEIQALYAENRVARVPYDPLLPVHTVWDLGWNDAMTIGFVQRSPMDVRIIDYIEDSHRTLDWYVAQIERRPYRWGHDYLPHDGRTRNFQTGKSTEDLLREMGRKPIVLAQTSVEEGIKVARMLFPRCYFDQDKTSRLLECLKRYRRALHTQTGEPMGPLHDEFSHGSDMFRYIGQAVPVMPASMEQNYEEPPPPDWRT
- a CDS encoding RusA family crossover junction endodeoxyribonuclease — encoded protein: MIEFVVPGEPVGKGRPRAFRMGDGVRMHTPEKTARYENLVAMAAQEAMAGRAPMEGAVAVGMVLVTVPPASWSMKKRNQALDGQIRPTTKPDCDNVLKAIADACNGIVWRDDKQITDVAIRKRYGMRPMAQVIVQPAEVFE
- a CDS encoding DUF6475 domain-containing protein, translating into MQQHEFDAFSDMLQAVAEYCGKPLSPGVIAIYWQGLKDLDLPAVRHALNAHVQNPDTGQFMPKIADVRRMLGGTTQDSALRAWAKIDKAVRHVGPYASVAFDDALIHRVLHDMGGWVGLSSKSEDEWPFVAKEFENRYRGYAMRNERPEYPPVLTGIAEAENVRRGLRSDPPRLIGDATKAEAVMQGGTRRPLIGFATASAAAIEASQPLRVIDGRSAA
- a CDS encoding YdaU family protein, encoding MNYYEHHLGDYAKDTGHLSMLEHGAYRILLDRYYSTEAGIPAAQAYRLARARSDEERQAVDVVLEEFFELVDGVWHNGRADEEIERARQRIVTAQQNGKKGGRPRKNPTGSDSETQQKPDGFSSGSDSETQQKAHQAPGTRHQTPGEPKASESLNRSSTHEDPGALASAEPSPEVEPTEAGTICRRMRESGIQGVNPGHPKLLALLQAGITADELCGIAAEPNAAGKGMAWVLATAEGRRRDAAKVRPLPRASPTLADRNRQAADEAKRLIFGEG